A region of Porites lutea chromosome 13, jaPorLute2.1, whole genome shotgun sequence DNA encodes the following proteins:
- the LOC140922848 gene encoding glutathione S-transferase Mu 1-like: MAPILGYWDIRGLAEPIRLLLHYTGTEFKDERYECGDAPDYNKDCWFSVKFMLGLDFPNLPYYIDGDIKITQSNAIMRHIARLNDLCGSTEQEKVRVDISENQLMDWRKKFTGLCYNPDFDKLKEGYIKDIKATIQQFSDFLGERKFLAGEKITFVDFILFEVLEEHLLFEASLLDAHVNLKEYRSRIEELTSIAAYRKSEKFKAHPINNKMAKFL; this comes from the exons ATGGCTCCAATCCTCGGTTATTGGGATATTCGCGGG CTAGCGGAACCTATTAGACTTTTACTGCACTACACGGGAACAGAATTTAAAGACGAGCGTTATGAATGCGGCGATG CTCCCGACTACAACAAggattgctggttttcagttaAGTTCATGCTGGGTCTGGATTTCCCTAAT CTTCCATATTATATTGATGGCGATATCAAGATCACCCAAAGCAATGCA ATCATGCGTCACATTGCAAGATTGAATGACCTGT GTGGATCCACTGAACAAGAGAAAGTTAGAGTTGACATATCAGAAAATCAG CTTATGGACTGGCGCAAGAAGTTTACGGGACTGTGTTATAATCCAGACTTT GATAAACTTAAAGAGGGCTACATTAAGGACATTAAGGCCACCATTCAACAATTTTCTGACTTTCTGGGAGAGAGGAAGTTTTTGGCTGGAGAAAAG ATCACATTTGTGGACTTCATCCTTTTTGAAGTCTTGGAAGAGCATCTCCTGTTTGAGGCTTCTTTGTTGGACGCCCATGTCAACCTTAAG gAATATCGTTCTAGGATTGAG GAGCTGACTTCCATTGCTGCATACAGAAAGTCAGAAAAATTCAAGGCCCATcccataaacaataaaatggcaaaattcctataa